From the genome of Pseudomonas migulae:
GACAGCGTTACTGGTCGAGCAATGAACGCAACATCCACGCGGTTTTTTCGTGAACCTGCATGCGCTGGGTCAGCAAGTCCGCCGTTGGCTCGTCGCTGACTTTGTCGAGCAAGGGAAAGATCCCGCGTGCCGTCCGCGTGACAGCTTCCTGCCCTTCGACAAGTTGCCTGATCATGTTTTCCGCATTGGGCACACCTTCTTCTTCCTTGATGGAAGAAAGGCGCGCATAAATCGAATAGGCGCCCGGAGCAGGAAAACCAAGTGCGCGAATTCGTTCGGCAATCGAGTCGACCGCCAGGGCCAACTCGTTATATTGCTCCTCGAACATCAGGTGCAGGGTCCGAAACATGGGACCGGTGACGTTCCAGTGGAAGTTATGGGTTTTCAAATAAAGTACATAAGTGTCCGACAGCAGACGTGAAAGTCCGTCGACGATGGACTTGCGGTCCTCTTCACTGATACCGATATCGATTGCCATGTTTTTCCCCTAAAGGTGATGAATTTCATCCGACAGGTGCAGGACCACTCTAGCAAGCCTGTCGCGCAACCGCAGCCCGGATTACCCCCGCGCCCTGCGACAAATCGCCCCCGATGCACCGCTGGACTCCCTGATTTGAGTAGCTGCAAGCTTTGCTGTTAAATAGACAGTGTGTCGCTGGTGCCTATTTTTTCGGGGCGCCGCGCATAGGCTGATACCAGGTGCGTGCCCAACGCCTCTTATAGTTCTGAAGCGAACCGCGCCCCATCAGCTCTTCCTTGCGATCCGTCTTAACGTGAGTTAATCAAAATGTTGAAAATCGTCCACCTGCTAATGGGCGCAGCAGCCTTGCTGCTGTCCTTCATCCCTAGCCTGCGATCCGAAGCTGTTCCTTACCTGCAACAACCCGATGCGCTGTACCTGGCCTTTTTCGGCCTGCTCAACCTCACCCTCGCACCTGTCATTCCTTACTGGAACAAAGGTCCGCGCCATCAACTGCAAAACCTGGTCAGCGCCCTGCTGGTTCTGACTGTCGTTCTGCAAACGCTGACGCTGCTCGCGCCGATGCCTGTCATCGCCGGTCAACCTGCCGTTCTGTTCAGCCTGGTGGCTGCCCTGATCGCCGTTCTTCTGCACTTGGCCATCAGTTTCTACAAATCCTCACCAGCCACCGCTTCGCCAAGCTACGACATGAGCAACCGCGATACCGGCACCGTCAAGTGGTTCAACACTTCCAAAGGCTTCGGCTTCATTTCCCGTGATTCCGGCGATGATATTTTCGTGCATTTCCGGGCCATCCGTGGCGAAGGCCATCGCGTTCTGGTCGAAGGCCAGCGCGTGGAGTTCTCCGTCATGAATCGTGACAAGGGCCTGCAAGCCGAAGACGTGATCGCCGCGCTGCCGCGACGCTGATTCAAGGCTAAAAAAAACCGCGGGCAGCCAGGCTGCTCGCGGTTTTTTATTGCCCTTTGTTTAAACAAAAAGCCTTGAGACAACTGTCAGTAATGCGGCGGTGGCGCTTCTTCTTCAAAGGTTTCGAACTGACCGGCCATTTCCTCCTGCCGCTTGAGCAGGGCAGCCATTTGCAGCTGCAGACGCTCCACTGCGCGCTGCTGCGTCGCCAGCACATCGCTCAAGGCCTGGATGGTGTCATCCTGAAACGCCAGTTGGCTCTCCAGATCGGTAACGCGTTCTTCCAGGCTCATGATTCAACCCTCCAGAAACGTGAAATCTTCGGTCAACACCAGATGCAGCCGCTCGCGAATGACTGCAACCTGCTCCGCCGTGTACGGCTTGGCCGGGTGTTTGCCCCACACCGGCGCAGGCCAGGCGGCATCCTCGCGTTTGCGCACAATCACATGCATGTGCAGCTGACTGACAACGTTACCGAGCGCCGCGATATTCAACTTGTCCGCGCCGAACGAGTCCTTGAGCGTTTCCGCCAGCGTGGTCGTTTCCTGCCACAGCTGCTGCTGATCGGCGACATCCAACTGAAATATCTCGCTGATATCGTCGCGACGCGGTACCAGGATGAACCACGGGTAGTTCGAATCATTGGACAGCAGTAACCGGCTGAGCGGGAAATCCCCGATCGGTAACGTGTCTTGTTGAAGTCGTGGATCTAAAGCGAACACTGCGCACACTCCCGGTAGCTCATCATTTTTCAGCTTAGCGCCCATCCCGAGAGAAGGCGCACCAAGCGACAGGACGGCAGCATACCTGCGAACGTCGCTGGCTTCACGACGAACGACTGTTCAAACGCAGCCATCATTCACGAGGAGCGCTCCGACATGAGTCATTTTTCGCCAGCGCGCACCATTACAGAACCGGCAGCTACGCAAAAAACACTGAAATGACCGATTCACCAAGGCCTGCTCACGTTTCACAACAGCCAACACTGTATGAATTCAGTACAGCGATTAAGATTTTTTGCACCAAAACCGCACAGTACGTCTACGCTCTGTGCGTCGGGCATCCGCCAAGTACTCACTGACGGGGTGAACCGGTAACGTTTTTGGTTGTCGCGCAGTCGGCCAGGGAGGTGCAACACGATGCAAACCGTGGCGTCAAGTCCCATCAAAAGGTGCTTGTAACCCCCGGTTTTATGAGGTTTTTACGGTAACAGGCAGGCGTTCAGAAAAAAAAACAGCGAATTGCTGATTTGTGCACGCTTGTTGCATTCACACTCACATCGCCTTCAAAGCGTCCGCGGGAAGTGGAAGCCTTCAAGGCAATAAAAACAGTGGCAGGGTTGCCCGATGGAGATTCACACGTTTCACCAAGGACTCTTTTTACCGATGCTCAAGCCCCGGAAAACAGCGCTGAAGTTGTCATTCCTATTGCATTGGGGCTGTAAATTTGCGACATCTACCAAGCCGTTTGCGACAGGGTCGTAAAGAAGCTGAAAGGTTAGATGCGCAAGTATCGCCAATATGGTCGGCGTGATATAAGTTTGCGCCGACACAAAAAGAAAGAGCCGCCCAGATAATAAAACAGGTGGGACGGCAGTACTCTTCTAAAACCAAAGGAGCAAATCACGATGCGCGTGATGAAGTGGAGCATGATCGCACTGGCAGTTGCAGCAGCAGCCAGTACTCAAGTGGCTATGGCCGCACCTTTCGTAAGTGACCAGGCTGAAGCCAAAGGTTTTGTTGAAGACAGCACGCTGAACTTGCTGGTTCGCAACTACTACTTCAACCGTGACAACAAAGACGGCGGCCGCGACCAGAAAGACTGGACCCAAGGTCTTTGGGGCACCTACAACTCCGGTTACACCCAGGGTACTGTGGGCGTAGGCGTTGATGCATTCGGTTACCTGGCCATCAAACTGGATGGCGGCGATGGCACTTCCGGTTCGGGCAACATGAGCCGTAGCGACACTGTCAACGCCAACGGTGGCCGCGACGTTAACGACAGCCAGGGTAAAGCCGGCGCTGCCGTTAAATTCCGCGTATCCAAAACCGAGCTGAAAGTCGGCGACATGTCGCCAAGCACTGCTCCAGTATTTGCTGTTGGCGGCTCCCGTATCCTTCCGCAAGTTGCCAGCGGTTTCCAACTGCAAAGCAGCGAAGTCAAAGATCTTGACCTCGAAGCCGGTCACTTCTACTCGGGTTCCAGCCAGGACAAAAACGCCCGTGAAGGCGGCCTGTATGCAACCTACGCTGGCGTTGAAGCCAACACCATCGACTATTTCGGTGGCAAGTACGGCATTACCGATAACCTTTCCGCATCGCTGTATGGCGCCAAGCTGGAAGATATCTGGAACCAGTACTACGCCAACGTGAACCTCACCACTCCGTTTGGTGGTGACACTTCGCTGAACACCGATTTCAACATCTATCGCACCACCGATACCGGTGACGCGAAAGCTGGCGACATCAGCAACACCGCGTTCTCGCTGGCCACCGCTCTGTCGTTCCTGAAAGCGCACACCATCACCCTGGCCTTCCAAAAGGTTAACGGCGATACTCCGTTCGACTACATCGGTATCGGCAAGAACAACCGCGGCGGCGACTCGATCTTCCTCGCCAACTCCATCCAGTACTCTGACTTCAACGCCCCTGGCGAGAAGTCTGCCCAGGTCCGTTACGACCTGAAAATGGCTGAGTACGGCGTTCCTGGTCTGAGCTTCATGACCCGTTACGTTAAAGGTTGGGACATCGACGGCACCAACACTCCGGCTGGCAGCGCTTACACAGGCCTGTACGGCGACAATGGCAAGCACAACGAAACCAACTTCGAAGCCAAGTACGTTGTTCAGTCTGGCCCGGCAAAAGATCTGTCCGTCCGCTTCCGTCAAGCTTGGCACTTTGCTAACGCCGACGAAGGTGAAGGCGACGTGAAAGAGTTCCGTGTGATCGTCGACTACCCACTGTCGATCTTGTAATCGCATCCAGTTAGTTTGCGGTAACAAAATAAAAAGGCCCATCTTCGGATGGGCCTTTTTTGTTGCCTGGGTTTTTGCTTACTGCACGGCAGATTCCTGAACCACTCGAATCACCCGCTGTGGAAACGGGATATCAATGCCGGCCGTTTTCAACCGGTCCCGGGACTGTTCGTTGAACATGAACATCACATCCCAGTAATCCGCCGTCTTCACCCACACTCGCAGGGAAACGGTGATCGAACTGTCGCCCAGGGTAGAAATGACGGCCTGCGGTTCCGGTTCAGCCAGAATGCGCTCATCCTTGGCCAGATCCAGCAACACTTGACGAGCCTTCTGCAGGTCCGCCTCGTAATCAACGCCCACATCAAACACCACCTTACGGGTAGGCTGACGGTTAGTGTTGGTGATGATGCCGTTCGACAGGTTGCCGTTAGGCACGATGATGGTTTTGTTATCGCCTGTACGCAGCACGGTATGGAAGATCTGAATGCTGTCGACCGTACCGGCCACCCCTTGCGCTTCGATCCAGTCACCAATACGGAATGGACGGAACAGCAGAATCAGCACGCCACCGGCGAAGTTCGCCAGGCTGCCCTGCAACGCCAGACCAATGGCCAGACCCGCTGCACCGATCGCCGCAACGAAGGAAGTCGTTTCCACGCCGATCATCGAGGCCACGCTGACGATCAGCAAAACCTTGAGAATAATGTTCGCCAGGCTGCTGATGAACCCTTGCAGCGCCAGGTCGGCGTTACGCAGTGCGAGCAAACCGCCCAGTTTCTGCGTCACTTTGTTGATCAGCCACCAGCCGATGGCCAGGGTGATAATCGCCAGCAGCACACGGCTGCCGTATTCCATGATCATCGGAATCCAGGCTTGGGACGCCTTGACCAGGTTGTCCACTTCAGCATTCAAATCCATCTTTATCTCCTTCTTTTCGGCTTCCCGGCACCCAAAAAAAATGAGTAGTAGAAAAAATCCCGCCAGGTTAAGCACGATCGAGGTAGGAGCGGGCTTGCTCGCGAATGCGGTGCGCCATTCACAGAAATGTTGACTGACACACCGTATTCGCGAGCAAGCCCGCTCCCACAGGTCCCGCCTGAATAATCAGTCGCGGAAGTTATTGAACTGCAGCGGCATGTCGAATGTCTTGGCGCGCAGGGCCGCGATGGCTTCCTGCAAATCGTCACGCTTCTTGCCGGTGATGCGCACTTGCTCGCCCTGAATGGCGGCTTGAACCTTCAACTTGGCGTCCTTGACATGAGCGACGATTTTCTTCGCCAGCTCTTTGTCGATGCCTTCCTTGAGGACGGCTTCCTGCTTCATCAGCTTGCCCGACGCATAGGCATCCTTGACTTCAAGGCACTGCACGTCGATTTTGCGCTTGACCAGCGCCAACTTGAGGATCTCAATCATCGCTTCGAGCTGGAAATCGGCTTCAGCGGTCAGGTTGACGGTCAGGTCCTTTTCCTTGAACTCGAAGGTGCCCTTGCCTTTCAGGTCATAACGACGATCGAGTTCCTTGACGGCGTTTTCGACCGCGTTGGTGACTTCGTGTTTGTCCAGTTCGGATACCACGTCGAACGACGGCATGTAATCTCTCCAATAAAGGGCGCGCTCGATCAAGATGGAGCACGCCTGGCTTGCGGTTAAAATCCGCGCTGATTATAACGGGTCTTTCCCATCATTCACTGCGAGCCTCCGATGCGCGCCTCAAACAGAGCAAAAAGCTGATGTCCACCACCTGGCATGTTCTGGGCGCTGGCAGCCTCGGCACCCTATGGGCCACACGTCTGGCGCGGGCCGGGGTGCCGGTCAGGTTGATTGTGCGAGATGCGGCGCGGTTACAGGCCTATCAGGCGGCGGGCGGCCTGACGCTGGTGGAGCACGGCGAAGCGACAACCTGGGACATACCCGGCGAGACGGCCGACAGTGACGAGCCGATCAATCGCCTGCTGGTAGCCTGCAAAGCCTACGATGCCGAGCAGGCCGTGGCCCGACTGGCGCCGCGCCTGGCACCCGATGCCGAATTGATTCTGCTCCAGAACGGCCTCGGCAGTCAGGACGCGGTCGCCGCGCAGGTCCCGCAGGCACGTTGCATCTATGCGTCGAGCACCGAAGGCGCATTTCGCGATGGCGACTGGCACGTGGTGTTCGCCGGCCACGGTTACACCTGGCTGGGGGATGCCGGTCATCCGGTGGCGCCGATCTGGCTGGATGACGTGGCCGCTGCCGGCATTCCCCACGAATGGAGCACCGACATCCTCACCAGGTTGTGGCGAAAACTCGCGCTCAACTGTGCGATCAATCCGCTGACGGTGCTGCACGATTGCCGCAACGGCGGCTTGCAGGACCATCATTGTGAAGTGGCCACGCTCTGCGGCGAACTGACCGAGCTGCTTGAGCGCTGCGGCCAGCCGGCGGCGGCCGAGGACCTCCAGCAGGAAGTCGAGCGGGTAATCCACGCCACAGCCGCCAATTACTCCTCGATGTATCAGGACGTTGCGAATCGGCGCCGAACCGAAATCAGCTACCTGTTGGGCTACGTCTGCAAAGTTGCCTCGCGCCATCAACTGAACCTTCCGCACCTCAACCAGCTGCAACAGCGGCTGATCGCCCATCTGCACAGCCTTGGATTGCCCAGCGACTAAGCAGCGGCTACGCTGGCCACTTGTTCCTTTTCAGCGATAAAACTGATGCCATTGCGCCAGCGCCTTGAAAACCTTCCGGTCGGCCAGAAACTGTTGGCCGCCCTGCTGGTGCTGTTGACCACCGTTCTGCTGGTCGCCAACCTGACCTTCATCAGCGCCGCGTACTACATTTCCCAGGAAAGCATGGCGCCCCAGGCCTTGCAGACCATCGGCCGACTGGTGTCCAACCCGAGTCTGGTGTCCGAAGCACTGGCATCGCCACAAAGCGCGCAACGCCTGCTCGATGAACTCAACAGTTATTCACCGCTGCGTGCCGCCGCCCTGTATGACGGCAAGGGTGAACGCCTGGCGCAGTTACAACATGGCGATCACTTGAACTTGCCGGAGCGCTTCCGCCACATCGAATCCTGGCAAGCCACCGAGTTTCGCAGCAATCAACTGATCACCCTGCCCCGCCCCGGCACTGCGCCCGGCCACTTGTTACTGGTCGCCAGCAGCGAGTTGCCAATGGCTTTCTACACCGGGACGCTGACCGCCAGCCTCGGCATCCTGATCT
Proteins encoded in this window:
- a CDS encoding OprD family porin, which translates into the protein MRVMKWSMIALAVAAAASTQVAMAAPFVSDQAEAKGFVEDSTLNLLVRNYYFNRDNKDGGRDQKDWTQGLWGTYNSGYTQGTVGVGVDAFGYLAIKLDGGDGTSGSGNMSRSDTVNANGGRDVNDSQGKAGAAVKFRVSKTELKVGDMSPSTAPVFAVGGSRILPQVASGFQLQSSEVKDLDLEAGHFYSGSSQDKNAREGGLYATYAGVEANTIDYFGGKYGITDNLSASLYGAKLEDIWNQYYANVNLTTPFGGDTSLNTDFNIYRTTDTGDAKAGDISNTAFSLATALSFLKAHTITLAFQKVNGDTPFDYIGIGKNNRGGDSIFLANSIQYSDFNAPGEKSAQVRYDLKMAEYGVPGLSFMTRYVKGWDIDGTNTPAGSAYTGLYGDNGKHNETNFEAKYVVQSGPAKDLSVRFRQAWHFANADEGEGDVKEFRVIVDYPLSIL
- a CDS encoding cold-shock protein, encoding MLKIVHLLMGAAALLLSFIPSLRSEAVPYLQQPDALYLAFFGLLNLTLAPVIPYWNKGPRHQLQNLVSALLVLTVVLQTLTLLAPMPVIAGQPAVLFSLVAALIAVLLHLAISFYKSSPATASPSYDMSNRDTGTVKWFNTSKGFGFISRDSGDDIFVHFRAIRGEGHRVLVEGQRVEFSVMNRDKGLQAEDVIAALPRR
- a CDS encoding HIT domain-containing protein, with product MFALDPRLQQDTLPIGDFPLSRLLLSNDSNYPWFILVPRRDDISEIFQLDVADQQQLWQETTTLAETLKDSFGADKLNIAALGNVVSQLHMHVIVRKREDAAWPAPVWGKHPAKPYTAEQVAVIRERLHLVLTEDFTFLEG
- a CDS encoding YajQ family cyclic di-GMP-binding protein, with protein sequence MPSFDVVSELDKHEVTNAVENAVKELDRRYDLKGKGTFEFKEKDLTVNLTAEADFQLEAMIEILKLALVKRKIDVQCLEVKDAYASGKLMKQEAVLKEGIDKELAKKIVAHVKDAKLKVQAAIQGEQVRITGKKRDDLQEAIAALRAKTFDMPLQFNNFRD
- a CDS encoding Dps family protein, with protein sequence MAIDIGISEEDRKSIVDGLSRLLSDTYVLYLKTHNFHWNVTGPMFRTLHLMFEEQYNELALAVDSIAERIRALGFPAPGAYSIYARLSSIKEEEGVPNAENMIRQLVEGQEAVTRTARGIFPLLDKVSDEPTADLLTQRMQVHEKTAWMLRSLLDQ
- a CDS encoding putative 2-dehydropantoate 2-reductase, yielding MSTTWHVLGAGSLGTLWATRLARAGVPVRLIVRDAARLQAYQAAGGLTLVEHGEATTWDIPGETADSDEPINRLLVACKAYDAEQAVARLAPRLAPDAELILLQNGLGSQDAVAAQVPQARCIYASSTEGAFRDGDWHVVFAGHGYTWLGDAGHPVAPIWLDDVAAAGIPHEWSTDILTRLWRKLALNCAINPLTVLHDCRNGGLQDHHCEVATLCGELTELLERCGQPAAAEDLQQEVERVIHATAANYSSMYQDVANRRRTEISYLLGYVCKVASRHQLNLPHLNQLQQRLIAHLHSLGLPSD
- a CDS encoding mechanosensitive ion channel family protein, which encodes MDLNAEVDNLVKASQAWIPMIMEYGSRVLLAIITLAIGWWLINKVTQKLGGLLALRNADLALQGFISSLANIILKVLLIVSVASMIGVETTSFVAAIGAAGLAIGLALQGSLANFAGGVLILLFRPFRIGDWIEAQGVAGTVDSIQIFHTVLRTGDNKTIIVPNGNLSNGIITNTNRQPTRKVVFDVGVDYEADLQKARQVLLDLAKDERILAEPEPQAVISTLGDSSITVSLRVWVKTADYWDVMFMFNEQSRDRLKTAGIDIPFPQRVIRVVQESAVQ
- a CDS encoding SlyX family protein, with amino-acid sequence MSLEERVTDLESQLAFQDDTIQALSDVLATQQRAVERLQLQMAALLKRQEEMAGQFETFEEEAPPPHY